From the Candidatus Rokuibacteriota bacterium genome, the window GGTACCGGTTCTCCCCCAGGTACACCCGCCGCACGTCGTCGTACGAGGGCTGCTCCTCCAGCGCGCCAGCCATCACGCCTCCCGCCTCGAGAACGTAGCCGCGGCTGGCGATTCTGAAAGCGGCCTTGGCGTTCTGCTCGACGAGGAGGAGCGTAATCCTGTTCCGTGTCATGACCGCACCCTCCGTTTGTTACGCTCGGGCCAGCGAGGTTCGGCGGTCTTCTCCACGATGGCGAGGATCTCGTCTGTGCGGTATCGGCGGTGCCCGCCGACGGTAGACACGTGCGGGAGCCTCCCCTCCCGGGCCCAGCGGGCCACGGTGGCCGGGGAGACTTCGAAGAGCCGAGCCACCTCGCCGCGGGAGAGGTAGCGGCGCTTCGCGCCCCCGCCCGAACGCCCCGATCGCTTTACATGTTTCATCGCTTTCGAGCAGGTTGATCGGTGTGGCCGTGGATGTAAATGGAGCGATCGCCTCATTTTTCTGGTGAATCGCACCCAGGAAACGGCGGGGCCGCGGCCGGCTGGGCAGCCGCCGGCTCAGCCCGTCTCACGCCGCGACTTCCAGCTGTCTGGCGGCGGTCCCGTAATACTTGAAGACCAAGAGCAGCTCGCTCCACTGGTGAAGGAGCGAGGAGTAGAGGAAGACGGTGGTGACGATGTGGAAACCCTCGGGGTTGTCGGGCCAGGCCTGCCAGAGGCCGTAGCTCCAGATCCCGACGAAGAAGATCCCCGCGACGTAGCGAACCGCCCGGGCGACGGGACTGTTGTATTTCTGCGCCAGCTCGGCGCGCGCCTGGATCCGTCCCCTGATGGTAGTAATCCAGGTGATGGCGTGCGCGTAGGCAATAAACGAGGAGATCGCCAGGAACCAGGGGTTCGGCTCCCCCAAGAGCTGGGCGTAGCGGGAGAAGCCGGTGACGGCATGGTGGAGCTCTCCCTTGTACGCGTAATCCAGGAACCCCCCGGCGATCCCGAGGGCGAAGAGGACGAGAGCCGGGAGGTGGAGGAGCAGAAGCGCCGTGCGCCTGGGGCGGCCCCCGTTCTGGGACTCCTCACTGAGGACGTACTGGGGGATGATCCCGTCGTGGACGATTCCGTTGTAGAGGGCGGCCAAGAGGAAGAACTCAAACTGGATGGGGCTGTAGGTGATCCCGAGGAAGGCCAGATAGGGTACGAGGAGCGGGGCGAGGTCCCGTGGAGCCCAGCGGTTAGGCCTAACCTCGGCACCCCGGTTGAGCCCGAGGACCCAGAACTCGTACTCCTGAAAGTGGTGGTACCAGCCGACGACGAAGTAAAAACCGGCTGCGAGCTTGAGCACGGTCGTCCAGTCGAGGACTGTGACCAGGGCCAGGAAGGCCCCCACCGCGCCGATCCAGCGGAGCCGCCAGGTGAGGAGCTGATCCCCGACGGCATTGGCGGCATGGCTTCTACTTCCTCTCATGGGCTCTATTCTCACGGACCCTGCCCTCATGGATTCGATTCCCCTTTCTTCTTAATTTCCCCGCTCATATGTTCACCGCCCCGAACCGAAGGGGCCGGCGACCTCCCGCCGCTGAGGACCCTCAGCGCCAGCGCCTTTCACGGTCAGTAGCGGACGGCTGACGTCAGGACGAGAGCGAGGCCGGCCAACCCGCTCACCCAGCCAGTCCAGCCGCCCAGACCAACTCCGAGGAGGATCAGGAGGCCGCCCCCGACGAGGCGCGCCCGCCGTTCCAGGACCCCGATGTTCTTCGCCCTCATCATCCCGGCTCCCTGTTGACCCTATTCGAGGTAGAGAATCAGTTGCAGGCCCATCAGCATGACCAGGACAGCCGGCACCGGCCTCCACCACCGCTGCCGCATGATCCCCCACGCACCGAGGAGATACGTCACGCCGGCAAGGATCGCCGTGATCCCCTCGGTGGTGTGCGGCTGATTATTCCGGCCGAGATAGTTGAAGTTGCTGATGGGATGCAGATGGAACAGCAGGATCGTCCCCCCCGTGATCGCCAGCCAGGGAAAGATCAGCCCCCACGCCCAATGGGAGAGCGTCCCGCGCACCCGCAGCCCCTCCACCACACCCATCGCCAGGATGATCAGGCCGGAGAGCTTGTGCTCGACGGCCTCCCGATCTGCCAGCGTTTCGGCCAGAGTCCAGACGCCGTACGGCCAATAGTCGGGATCGCTCCGGTAAAGGATAAACGCCGCCAGGCCCAGGGCCAGGCTGGCCCAGAGAAGGTTGAGCCTCGAACGCCGGCCCTCACCCCACACGGCGGGGACGATCATGGCCACCCCCATCAGGAGCACCAGCCACCCCGAGAAGTGATGGTTGAAGTTCGAGAAGGCGGTATGCTCTTTCCACTCCGCCCAGCTCCCCGCCTGGTCCGGCGGGATCGTCCGGTCATCGAAGGGCGCCAGGAGTGGGTTCAGACGGGCGAAGAGCCCGTAGGGGTTCGGATACCAGAGCCAGAGACGGATCCCCCACTGGTCCGGATGCCAGGTAGCGAAGGGGCTCTTCGTCTCAGGATGATTCCGGGGGCACCCTTCGGCGGAGCGCACCGGGAACTCCTGCCAGTCCGCATACCGACACATCGCCAGCTGCCGTTGCCAGGCGATGCCAGGAAACGGGCTCTCGGCGGGCCGCTCCCCAGGAACCGCGTACTCGAGGCCGACCAGCTGCCATCGTCCCTCCGCCCGGACGTAGAGGAGGGTCGAGGGGTGGGTGTAATCGAACTGAGCAATCCCGGCGTTGGAGAAGTGGTAACCCACCAGAGGCATGTTCCCCGAGACCTGCACGTACCCGTCTGCCCTGGCCTGCTCCACGTCCTGATAGCGCTGGGTCGCCGTCCGGATCTCGGCGATCAGCCTCGAGAGGCGGAAATCCTTCTCCGGCACCGTGGCGAACCATTTCCCTTCCGTGTACCACTGATAACCCGCAGCCAGAACCATCGTCAGCAGCACGACACCGGCGAGCGCCACGAGTTGCCTCCTCACGGACCTGCCTCCTTTCCTCCGGCCGACATTCGTACTTCTACCCTTTCCGCCCGCTCAGCGCGAGGAACGTTCATCCTAATTTCCTGGGCCGATTGCGCTAGCCAGCGGTCCGGAGGCTTACGCGTTCTTGGAGGGCAGCGAGGCCAGCAAGGATTCCACGAGGGCGTGGAGTTCCTCCGGGGAGGCTGAGTCAACCCGGCGCCTCAGCTCGTTGAGGAGCCGCCAGGCCTCTGCCCCAGTAACCTCGAGGCCCGTGGGTGTCGCCGTGACCTCGCGGATCGCCGCCAGGGAGGCGCGGTTCAGCGTGAGGGAGAGGACGTCGAAGCGGTTGTAGTTGCCGGCGACATCGTGGTGGATCTTCGGCCTGATGACCGCTTCCAGGTCGATCTCGCCGTAGACGATTTCCTCGGCGTCGTCGGGCGCCGGGCCCGCGATCACCGTACCGTCCGGCCCCACGATCCCCGTAAAGGTCGCGCTCCCCGCGCCGAGGAGCCGGCGCTTCTCCGGAGTGTCACCGAGGATCTCGCGCATCCCCGGGCTGATCAGGCTCCCAGCCACCACCACGAAGCACTTCCCCTCGAACGCGTGCGCCGCCGAGCGGATCTCGATGGCGCGCCTGAGGTCGAACGCGTCTCCTGCCGGGCGGGCCGGATAGTTCGCCACGTGGACCTGCTCGCCCTGGGCGATGAGGGCGAAGCGGGCCAGCGGGTTCGTGTTCTCGCCGCAGCAAAGGGTGCCGAGGCGGCCGACCGCGGTGTCGTACACGCGGAGGGTCGAGCCGTCGCCGAAGCTCCAGATCATCTTCTCCGCGTACGTGGGCATGAGCTTCCGATGCCAGCCTAGGAGCGACCCCTCGGGGGCGAAGATTAAATTGGTGTTGAACAGCTCCCCGATGCTGCGCCGGCTCCTCTCGTTCACGCCGATCACCACAAACGCCGACGCCTCCCGAGCGGCCTGGCCGAGCTTCGCGGTCACCGGTCCCGGAACGTCGACGGCCTCCCTCACCAACTCGACGAAGTAGTGCTCGTTCGCCTGGGGGCGGTCGAGGTAGATCCAGTGGGGGAACCCGGGGACGAAGACCTCCGGGAAAGCCACCAGCCTCGCTCCGGAGCGAGCGGCCTCGCGGATCAAGGCGCAGGCCTTGTCCACGGTCGCGTCACAGTTGAGATAGACCGGCGCGGCCTGCACCGCGGCGGCGGTGAACGCTGGCCAGCGGTGCGTCATCCTGGGTAGCCCCTCCAAAGCTCCCTCGACGGGAATCCGCCCTTCGCCCTCACGCGCGGGCCCGGTGGAGCGGGCGCTCCGCGTACCCTTCCTGCAGACGATCGGGTCACGACGCTAGCCTGAAGATGCGCCGGGCGTTGCCGGAGCGAATCATCTCCTTTACCGGCTCGCCAACCGGTAGCGCGTCGATCCTCGCCGCGCACCCAGGCATGTCCCCGATGTTGTGCGGGTAGTCGCTGCCGTAGAGTAGCTGCCGGGCCCCAGCGAGCTTGTACGCCAGGAGGAGGGCCTGCGCGTCGTAGCACACCGTGTCGTAATAGGTGGAAAGAATGTGGGTGTGCACATCGATCAGCGGCATGGTTCCCTCCCGCGGGACTCCCCTCCCCTGGCGAGAAGGGCCTCGATCAGCTCCTCAAGCTTTCGACGCTCCACCCCGTACCGATCCGCGAGCTCGGCCAGTCGCCGGCCGGGATCCGGCGGCGCGCCGGGTGCGGCGGCGGGCTTCGGCCCCGTCGGTGTCCAGGCCTCCTCCCGGATGTTGAGGCTCAGGAGGTCGAAGCGCGCGTAGTGCCCCAGGCAGTCGAAGTAGGCCTTTGCCAGATGCCGATCCTCGAGGTCGATCTCCGCCCAGACGATCCGCTCCTCCTGGAAGACCGGCTCCCGGACGAAGAGCCCCGCGGGGTTCACGATGCAGCTTCCGCCGACGGCGAGGTTGTACTTCATCTCGTTCGCCAGGTCGGCGGGGATTTCTTCGTGAGGCAGGTACCAACTCGAGCTCACGACGAAGACCTGGTTCTCGATCGCATACTCGCGGATGGCGGGCTCGATGTCGCAGGCCCGGGCGCCGGCCTCGCCCCGCTTGGCGCCGAGGTGCCGCTCGACCGTCCACCACCCGGGCCAGACGGCGCAGTGGATCTCCTCTCCCCTGATCGCCATGGCCGCGCGCAGCAGCGTCATGTGGTGCTCGTAACAGATGAGCCCGCCCACCTTGCCGATGTCCGTTTCGAAGACGCCGATGTCGCTCGCATCTCCCATCCCCCAGTAGACGCGCTCCGAGTGGGTCGGCATCAGCTTGCGGTGCCGGCCGAGGAGCCGGCCGTCGCGCCCGACGAAGAGCAACGTGTTGTAAAGGGTCAGGCTGCCCGGTCGGTCGTCCAGCTCATTGCAGCCGATGACGCAGTTGACCCGGGCCCGGCAGGCGGCGGCCGCCAGCTCCTCCGTCTCCTCCCCGGGGATCCGGATGGCGCTCCGCTGCATCCGGACGAGGAGCTCCGTGGAGCGGCGGACAGAGACGGAGCCCCGCCAGTACGGGTAGGCTGCGAAATAGGTCTCGGGAAACACGACGAGGTCCAAGCCGAGGCGCCCCGCCTCCTGAATGACCTGGATCGTCTTCTTGAGCGTGCCAGCCGTGTCGAAGAACTTCGGGGCGACCTGGGCCGCCCCCACGCGAAGCGTCGGCGCCATCGTTTCACCCCCTGCCAGCTAGCCCGTTTCGATGCCAGGAGCCCAGCAGCTATAAGATCAACCGGTCAAGCACCCACGCCGAGTCCAGCCCGTGCTGCTCCGCCCGCTCGGCGAACCCCAGCACGTCGGCCGGCGTGACACCGGCCACCTGAGCGGGTAACGCTAGCCCGATCTTCATCGCGTCACCTCCCTGGAGCATTTGCCTCTCCGGCGAGACGGACCCGGCGCTCCACAGCTCCGGTGTCCTCCGCCGAGGGCGTTCGATCTCCTTCTCGCTGCTCGGCTGCGGCAGACTGGTCCAGGAGTTCGGAGAAGAACTGCTCTCTCAGGCGGGCGTAGGCCGCGGGGTTCCTGATCTCGCCGGTGCAGCCCAGGATCAGGAGCGTGCAGCGGACCTTCCCGCTCCCCGCGTCTTCGCCGGTGATGCGCCCCATGGCGTAGTCGTACCAGCGGAGCAACACGCGCGGGGCTTTGAGCCCCCACACGTACGGCCACTGTCCGACCGGGCGCTGGCGGTAGGCGTCCAGGGCTCTCGCCCGCAAAACGGCCGCCCGCCAGACCTCTCGCGTCACGAGGAACTCCCGCTCCGCCTCCCCCATCGTGCGCCCTGCGGTGTCGGGGGGTCCGTGCCCTCAACCCGGCGACACACGGGTGCGGGTCACCGCCCTCGTCCAGAACTCGTCCAGCTCATCCGGCGCCACGCCCAGGCAGCGGGCCAGTTCCTTGAACGTGACCTCGTCCCGCCGCCGGGCCAGTTCGAGGAGGGTCACGATCTGGTCCTCCGTGAGCGATGCGAGGCTCTCCTCCCGCCGCCGACCCACACGACAGCTCATCGCACCCTTCCCCTCTCCGTCAGCCGACAGCGGGCTTCCGGACTGCTTCGTCGTAGAGCGCCACGTCCACCACCTGGCATTCCCGCTCCCTGGCCCGGGCCTCGACTCGCCGGATGACCATTCGTCGGATCGCGGGGATCGGGATCCGGCGGAGGCGTCCCTCTGCTTCAGCGGTCCAGAGCATCGTCACGTCCTGGAGCGGCTCGTCGGCACGGGCTCCCGTCCGCTCGGGGCTCGCCCCGACCCCGGCGCGGGCGGCACCCAGCGTCAGGTCCACCACCTCGGGAGTGACGACCTTCTCGCCCCACCGCCGGGCCTCCGCCTCGATCGCCTGCCGGGCCAGCTCGCGCACGAAGCCCGGCGCTCGCTGAAGCCGCGCCAGCGCCTCCTCGGTCCAGGGGAGGCCCCGGTCCGGCATCATGTCGAGGTAGCGCTGGAACTTGTCGAGGATCATCTCGTTCTTCTGCGTGCGTCCGGCCAGGAACGCCTTGATCGCCTCGATGACCTCGACCTTGCGGGGAAGCTTCCGCATCTTGGCCTTGGCGACCTCGAAGGCGTCCATCGAGAGTTCCTCGAAGCCGAAGCCCTTGATGCACCTGGCGACGCGCAGCATGGCTTCGTTGCGGATCTCGGTCAGGAACGCGGAGTCGATGACCGTTCGTCCCCGTTCCCGAGCCCGCTTCTGCATGAGCTTCAAGATGCCGCGGCGGACGAAGGCCGGGGCGTTCTCGACCCGCCGCCGCGCCTCCTCGGTCCACGGGATCGGGGGATCGGCCGGGATGACGGGTTCCATATCGGCTCAGGAGCTCTGACCGGCAACGGGAAGCGGTAACGCTTCCGTCAGGAGCTCCCGTCGAAAGATCACGGAGTAGTTGCGGTACCGCGCTGGCATGTGCGCCCCAACGGACGCCAGGATGACCACGGCGAAGAGAAGGGGCACCCGGACTTCCCAGAACAGGGGGACAGAGAGCAGCAGGACAAGCTTCCCCAGCACGACGAGGCCTTTACCGAGAAACAGCCAGTGCACCGTCTTGTAGTTCGAGGAGGGCCCGGATCGTCGCGCCCTCGTCGAGAGAGAGCACCATCTGCCGGGGAAGCCCAGGCACCGCGACGCCGATCAGGTTGACAGTGACCGTTCTCATCTCCCCTCACCTGGGTCCTCCCCCCGCAAGCGGGGAGAGGGAAGGGTGAGGGCCTCGGCTCGGCGTGGCGAACAGGAGACCAGCGGCGTTGAGCGGGCTCTTCACGCCTCCCGCGATCACCACGTGACGGAGAAAGAGACCGCCCAGGAGCCCGAGGCTGCTCGACACCATCGCCCACGCTGCCTCCCCCGGGATCGGGTAGGTCACCTCCAGGAGCTGGAGGATGAACGGGACCACGATCCCCGCCAGCACCACGCCTCCCCAGAAGCGGCGGGCGAGGGCGCCCACTGTGAGGAGCGCTCTGGAGGCCCGCGTCGCCACAGTGGCGTGGGCGAGCGAAAGGTAGAGAACGACCACCGTGGCCTCCAGCGCGAGCAAGAAAAGGTCCGCCATCCTGAGTGCCTCCAGGATCCCGTCCGCCGGGTTCCCGTTCAGTGCGGCGGAAACCGTCAGGAGCAGGTCGACCGCCATGAGCCCTGTCGAGAGCGAGGAGACGAGGAAGAGCAGCGGAAGGATCGGCGTGCTCCAGAAGGGGATCGGCCTGATCGCGCCCAGGAGAAGGCCGGTGTAGATCATCGTGGCGTAGTAGGCCGCGGTCCCGCAGTGAGAGCCG encodes:
- a CDS encoding DUF2892 domain-containing protein, with amino-acid sequence MMRAKNIGVLERRARLVGGGLLILLGVGLGGWTGWVSGLAGLALVLTSAVRY
- a CDS encoding carbon-nitrogen hydrolase family protein translates to MTHRWPAFTAAAVQAAPVYLNCDATVDKACALIREAARSGARLVAFPEVFVPGFPHWIYLDRPQANEHYFVELVREAVDVPGPVTAKLGQAAREASAFVVIGVNERSRRSIGELFNTNLIFAPEGSLLGWHRKLMPTYAEKMIWSFGDGSTLRVYDTAVGRLGTLCCGENTNPLARFALIAQGEQVHVANYPARPAGDAFDLRRAIEIRSAAHAFEGKCFVVVAGSLISPGMREILGDTPEKRRLLGAGSATFTGIVGPDGTVIAGPAPDDAEEIVYGEIDLEAVIRPKIHHDVAGNYNRFDVLSLTLNRASLAAIREVTATPTGLEVTGAEAWRLLNELRRRVDSASPEELHALVESLLASLPSKNA
- a CDS encoding PCP reductase family protein produces the protein MEPVIPADPPIPWTEEARRRVENAPAFVRRGILKLMQKRARERGRTVIDSAFLTEIRNEAMLRVARCIKGFGFEELSMDAFEVAKAKMRKLPRKVEVIEAIKAFLAGRTQKNEMILDKFQRYLDMMPDRGLPWTEEALARLQRAPGFVRELARQAIEAEARRWGEKVVTPEVVDLTLGAARAGVGASPERTGARADEPLQDVTMLWTAEAEGRLRRIPIPAIRRMVIRRVEARARERECQVVDVALYDEAVRKPAVG
- a CDS encoding amidohydrolase family protein translates to MPLIDVHTHILSTYYDTVCYDAQALLLAYKLAGARQLLYGSDYPHNIGDMPGCAARIDALPVGEPVKEMIRSGNARRIFRLAS
- a CDS encoding helix-turn-helix domain-containing protein; the encoded protein is MKHVKRSGRSGGGAKRRYLSRGEVARLFEVSPATVARWAREGRLPHVSTVGGHRRYRTDEILAIVEKTAEPRWPERNKRRVRS
- the nrfD gene encoding polysulfide reductase NrfD, whose translation is MDDAWIPSACSLCYNQCGIRVHKKNGVVVKIEGNPESPLGMGRLCPKGLAGIMLLYDPHRLKVPLKRTNPLKGIHVDPGWVEITWEEALATITEKLRKIRAEDPRKLVLAGCVPSLSPLVFGMGIFMPAFGSSNVFVSNGHQCGNAEHLLAATLHGALTTNPDLEHTNYLLVFGSHCGTAAYYATMIYTGLLLGAIRPIPFWSTPILPLLFLVSSLSTGLMAVDLLLTVSAALNGNPADGILEALRMADLFLLALEATVVVLYLSLAHATVATRASRALLTVGALARRFWGGVVLAGIVVPFILQLLEVTYPIPGEAAWAMVSSSLGLLGGLFLRHVVIAGGVKSPLNAAGLLFATPSRGPHPSLSPLAGGGPR
- a CDS encoding carbon-nitrogen hydrolase family protein → MAPTLRVGAAQVAPKFFDTAGTLKKTIQVIQEAGRLGLDLVVFPETYFAAYPYWRGSVSVRRSTELLVRMQRSAIRIPGEETEELAAAACRARVNCVIGCNELDDRPGSLTLYNTLLFVGRDGRLLGRHRKLMPTHSERVYWGMGDASDIGVFETDIGKVGGLICYEHHMTLLRAAMAIRGEEIHCAVWPGWWTVERHLGAKRGEAGARACDIEPAIREYAIENQVFVVSSSWYLPHEEIPADLANEMKYNLAVGGSCIVNPAGLFVREPVFQEERIVWAEIDLEDRHLAKAYFDCLGHYARFDLLSLNIREEAWTPTGPKPAAAPGAPPDPGRRLAELADRYGVERRKLEELIEALLARGGESRGREPCR